In Collimonas arenae, a single genomic region encodes these proteins:
- a CDS encoding NADP-dependent malic enzyme: protein MDSMIDKKEELRQQLRQAALEYHEFPTPGKISVTPTKLLTNQRDLALAYSPGVAAACEEIVADPANAFRYTARGNLVAVITNGTAVLGLGNIGPLASKPVMEGKGVLFKKFAGIDVFDIEINEHDPDKLCDIIASLEPTFGGINLEDIKAPECFEIERKLRDRMKIPVFHDDQHGTAIIVGAAILNGLKVVNKDIKNCKLVVSGAGAAALACLDLIVDLGFPIENIFVTDLAGVVYKGRVELMDPDKARFARETDARTLGELIPGADIFLGLSAGGVLKQDMVKAMAPRPLVLALANPTPEILPEDVKAVRDDAVMATGRSDYPNQVNNVLCFPYIFRGALDCGATTITREMEIAVVHAIAELAQAEQSDIVATTYGITNLSFGPEYIIPKPFDPRLMIKIAPAVAKAAEASGVASRPIKDMEAYIDKLQQFVYRSGTFMRPLFQIAKKTPAGKKRIVYAEGEEERVLRAVQVVVDENLARPILVGRPAVLQQRIERFGLRLKADVDFEVINPDFDERYRDYWQTFLAMTKRQGVTEQYAKLEMRRRHTLIGSMAIHKGHADGMICGTYGTTSLHLNYIDKVLGRREGVNVYAAMNALILTDRQLVLVDTHVNEEPTAEQLAEITILAAEEMLRFGIKPRVALLSHSNYGSSNSASAQKMRNALAIIKELSPELEVDGEMHGDTALNIELRRKLMPDSSLKGDANLLVMPNIDAANIAYNLLKNTCGNGVAVGPILLGCAKPVHILTPSATVRRIVNMTALCVVDAISAR from the coding sequence ATGGATTCGATGATCGATAAAAAAGAAGAGCTCCGCCAACAACTGCGCCAAGCGGCGCTTGAATATCACGAGTTTCCGACCCCCGGGAAAATTAGCGTAACTCCCACCAAATTACTGACAAACCAGCGCGATCTGGCGCTGGCTTACTCGCCCGGCGTTGCCGCTGCCTGCGAAGAAATCGTCGCCGATCCGGCGAATGCCTTCCGCTACACAGCGCGCGGCAACTTGGTGGCGGTCATCACCAACGGCACCGCCGTCCTCGGCCTGGGTAATATCGGCCCGCTGGCTTCCAAGCCGGTGATGGAAGGCAAGGGCGTTCTGTTCAAGAAATTCGCCGGCATCGACGTCTTCGATATTGAAATCAACGAACACGATCCGGACAAGCTGTGCGACATCATCGCTTCGCTGGAGCCGACTTTCGGCGGCATCAACCTGGAAGATATCAAGGCGCCAGAGTGCTTCGAGATCGAGCGCAAGCTGCGCGACCGTATGAAGATCCCGGTCTTTCACGATGACCAGCATGGCACCGCTATCATCGTCGGCGCGGCGATTCTCAATGGCCTCAAAGTAGTCAACAAAGACATCAAGAACTGCAAGCTGGTGGTCTCGGGCGCTGGCGCCGCGGCGCTGGCCTGCCTGGACCTGATCGTTGATCTCGGGTTCCCTATTGAAAACATTTTCGTGACTGACCTAGCTGGCGTGGTCTACAAAGGACGGGTCGAGCTGATGGATCCGGACAAGGCGCGTTTTGCACGAGAAACCGATGCGCGCACTCTGGGCGAACTCATCCCAGGCGCCGATATTTTCCTCGGTCTGTCGGCTGGCGGCGTACTCAAGCAAGACATGGTAAAGGCGATGGCGCCCCGGCCGCTGGTGCTGGCGCTGGCCAATCCGACGCCGGAAATCCTGCCGGAAGATGTCAAAGCCGTGCGTGACGACGCCGTCATGGCGACGGGCCGTTCGGATTATCCGAACCAGGTTAACAACGTTCTCTGCTTCCCGTACATTTTCCGCGGTGCGCTGGATTGCGGCGCCACCACCATCACCCGCGAAATGGAAATCGCCGTGGTGCACGCGATCGCCGAACTGGCGCAAGCGGAGCAGTCGGACATCGTCGCCACTACTTACGGCATCACCAACCTGTCGTTCGGCCCTGAATACATTATTCCAAAGCCGTTCGATCCTCGCCTGATGATCAAGATTGCGCCAGCAGTGGCCAAGGCTGCTGAAGCTTCTGGCGTCGCCAGCCGTCCGATCAAGGACATGGAAGCCTACATCGACAAGCTGCAACAGTTCGTGTATCGCAGCGGCACCTTCATGCGGCCTCTGTTCCAGATCGCCAAGAAGACGCCAGCCGGTAAGAAACGCATCGTCTACGCCGAAGGCGAAGAAGAACGCGTCCTGCGTGCGGTGCAAGTGGTGGTGGATGAAAACCTGGCGCGGCCGATCCTGGTCGGCCGTCCTGCGGTGCTGCAACAACGTATCGAACGTTTCGGCCTGCGTCTGAAAGCGGACGTCGATTTCGAAGTCATCAATCCGGATTTCGACGAGCGCTATCGCGACTACTGGCAAACTTTCCTGGCGATGACCAAGCGCCAGGGCGTGACAGAGCAATACGCCAAGCTGGAAATGCGCCGCCGTCATACGCTGATCGGTTCGATGGCGATCCACAAGGGCCACGCCGACGGCATGATCTGCGGCACCTACGGTACCACCAGCCTGCATCTGAACTACATCGACAAGGTACTGGGGCGGCGCGAAGGCGTGAATGTCTACGCTGCGATGAATGCCTTGATCCTGACCGATCGTCAATTGGTGCTGGTCGATACCCACGTCAACGAAGAGCCAACTGCCGAGCAACTGGCAGAGATCACCATCCTGGCTGCGGAAGAGATGTTGCGCTTCGGCATCAAGCCGCGCGTAGCCTTGCTGTCCCATTCCAACTATGGTTCCAGCAACAGCGCTTCGGCGCAAAAGATGCGCAACGCGCTCGCGATCATCAAGGAACTGTCGCCCGAACTGGAAGTCGACGGCGAAATGCACGGCGATACTGCGCTCAACATTGAACTGCGTCGCAAGCTGATGCCGGATTCGTCGCTGAAAGGCGATGCCAACCTGCTGGTGATGCCGAATATCGATGCCGCCAATATCGCCTACAATTTGCTCAAGAACACTTGCGGCAATGGCGTAGCGGTTGGCCCGATCCTGCTCGGTTGCGCCAAGCCGGTACATATCCTGACGCCATCGGCAACTGTGCGCCGTATCGTCAACATGACTGCCTTGTGCGTGGTGGACGCGATTTCGGCGCGTTAA
- a CDS encoding 3-(methylthio)propionyl-CoA ligase yields MPEYPKSPLMGQMMSQPLLISSIIQHADRYFGANEIVSRRIEGDLHRYTYSECHQRSRRLANALATLGVGMGERVATLAWNGYRHMEAYYAVSGTGAVLHTINPRLHPDLIGYIANHAEDQYLLFDTCFLPLVEAVAPLAKTIKGYIALCAREHMPPDSKLPNLLCYEELLASNADDYRWPTFDENSASSLCYTSGTTGNPKGALYSHRSTVLHSLASVMPDTMNISGRDAVLPIVPMFHVNAWGLPYAVPLTGAKMVFPGPGLDGKSLYELFEQEQVTISAGVPTVWLGLLNHMDQNQLRFSSFKRTIIGGSACPPAMMKSLRHRYDVDVVHAWGMTEMSPLGTTGSLQTRHLSLPAEQQELLLQKQGHAIYGVDMKIVDDDGQELPWDGVTYGNLLVKGPWIVDSYFKNEGGDIMRDGWFPTGDVATIDADGYMQITDRSKDVIKSGGEWISSIELENIAMAHPAVQMAACIGIFHPKWDERPLLVVVRKPGMEVSSAELLKFFEGKIAKWWTPDDVAFVDALPIGATGKLLKNKLREQFKAYNLPTA; encoded by the coding sequence ATGCCCGAGTATCCGAAGAGCCCGTTGATGGGACAGATGATGAGCCAGCCCTTGCTCATCTCCAGCATTATCCAGCACGCCGACCGTTATTTCGGCGCTAACGAAATCGTGTCGCGGCGGATTGAGGGTGATTTGCATCGCTATACCTATAGCGAGTGCCATCAGCGCTCACGGCGGCTCGCCAATGCGCTCGCTACACTTGGCGTGGGGATGGGCGAACGGGTCGCAACGCTGGCATGGAACGGCTACCGGCACATGGAGGCCTACTACGCGGTCTCCGGAACCGGTGCGGTGCTGCATACGATCAACCCGCGCTTGCATCCAGACCTGATCGGCTATATCGCCAACCACGCCGAAGACCAGTATCTCTTGTTCGATACTTGTTTCCTGCCGCTGGTGGAAGCGGTGGCGCCGCTAGCCAAGACCATCAAGGGTTATATCGCTTTATGCGCGCGCGAGCACATGCCGCCGGATAGCAAACTGCCCAATCTGCTGTGCTACGAAGAGCTGCTTGCATCCAACGCGGACGATTATCGCTGGCCGACGTTCGACGAAAATTCCGCCTCCAGCTTGTGCTACACATCGGGCACCACCGGAAATCCCAAGGGCGCGCTATATTCGCACCGCTCCACCGTGTTGCATTCACTGGCTTCGGTGATGCCGGACACTATGAACATCTCAGGCCGCGACGCCGTGTTACCGATCGTTCCGATGTTTCATGTGAATGCCTGGGGTTTGCCGTACGCTGTACCGCTGACGGGTGCGAAAATGGTGTTTCCGGGACCGGGGCTCGACGGCAAATCGCTGTATGAATTATTCGAGCAGGAGCAGGTCACCATTTCCGCCGGCGTGCCGACGGTGTGGCTGGGCCTGCTCAATCATATGGATCAGAACCAGCTACGTTTCTCCAGTTTCAAGCGCACCATCATTGGCGGCTCGGCCTGTCCGCCGGCGATGATGAAGAGCTTGCGTCATCGTTATGACGTGGACGTGGTGCATGCCTGGGGCATGACAGAGATGTCGCCGCTGGGGACCACTGGCAGCCTGCAAACCAGGCATTTGTCATTACCCGCCGAGCAGCAGGAATTGCTGTTGCAAAAACAGGGCCATGCTATCTACGGCGTCGACATGAAGATTGTCGATGACGACGGGCAGGAATTACCCTGGGATGGCGTCACCTACGGTAATCTGCTGGTCAAGGGACCATGGATAGTCGACAGCTATTTCAAGAATGAAGGTGGCGATATCATGCGGGACGGCTGGTTTCCAACCGGCGATGTGGCGACCATCGATGCTGACGGCTACATGCAAATCACCGATCGCAGCAAGGACGTGATCAAGTCAGGCGGCGAATGGATCAGCAGCATTGAGCTGGAAAATATCGCGATGGCGCATCCGGCTGTGCAGATGGCCGCCTGTATCGGGATTTTTCATCCAAAATGGGATGAGCGACCTTTGCTGGTGGTGGTGCGTAAACCGGGAATGGAAGTCAGTAGCGCGGAGCTGTTGAAATTTTTCGAAGGCAAGATCGCCAAATGGTGGACGCCGGATGACGTCGCATTCGTCGACGCCTTGCCGATCGGGGCGACCGGCAAGCTGCTGAAAAACAAATTGCGCGAGCAGTTCAAGGCTTATAACTTGCCGACCGCCTGA
- a CDS encoding 5'-nucleotidase: MPQSLENLLVVGISSRALFDLEIEEAIFRQQGLEEYRRHQLLNENQILKPGAGYALVKALLKLNQLTGRRFVEVVVMSRNSSETSMRIFNSIKHYDLDITRAVLSGGASLAPYLQAFNVSLFLSLHEDDVQAAVNSGAAAALLYQMPDSAMEELDQIRIAFDGDAVIFSDESERIYQTEGIEAFEKHERENALLPLPQGPFARLLLALSYIQNNFKNPDGHAAPIRTALVTARSSPAHERVIRTLRAWDVAIDETFFMGGLVKSDVLAAFKPHMFFDDQPGHCDRAASRVQTGRVPLKQSGESE, encoded by the coding sequence ATGCCCCAGTCCCTGGAAAATTTACTGGTCGTGGGAATTTCATCCCGCGCGCTATTCGATCTGGAAATAGAGGAAGCCATATTTCGCCAGCAAGGACTGGAGGAATATCGCCGTCACCAGCTGCTCAACGAAAACCAGATCCTTAAGCCGGGCGCCGGTTACGCCTTGGTAAAAGCGCTGCTGAAACTGAACCAGCTGACCGGCCGACGTTTCGTCGAGGTGGTGGTCATGTCGCGCAATTCCAGCGAAACCTCGATGCGTATTTTTAACTCGATCAAGCATTACGATCTCGACATTACGCGTGCGGTACTATCCGGTGGAGCTTCGCTGGCGCCGTACTTGCAGGCATTCAACGTTAGCCTGTTCCTGTCGCTGCACGAAGATGACGTGCAAGCGGCGGTCAATTCCGGCGCCGCCGCCGCGCTGCTGTATCAGATGCCCGACAGCGCCATGGAAGAACTGGACCAGATTCGCATCGCTTTCGATGGCGACGCCGTGATTTTTTCAGATGAGTCGGAAAGGATTTATCAAACCGAGGGAATTGAGGCATTCGAGAAACATGAGCGCGAAAACGCCTTGCTGCCTTTGCCGCAAGGCCCGTTTGCACGGCTGCTGCTGGCGCTGTCCTACATCCAGAACAATTTCAAGAACCCTGACGGCCATGCCGCGCCTATCCGCACGGCGCTCGTCACGGCGCGCTCGTCGCCCGCGCATGAACGGGTGATCCGCACCTTGCGTGCCTGGGATGTAGCCATCGATGAAACCTTCTTCATGGGTGGCCTGGTCAAATCCGACGTGCTGGCGGCCTTCAAGCCGCATATGTTTTTTGACGACCAACCCGGCCATTGCGACCGCGCCGCCAGCCGCGTACAAACCGGGCGTGTGCCCTTGAAGCAGAGCGGTGAATCCGAATAA
- a CDS encoding collagen-like triple helix repeat-containing protein, protein MKASKKSGLLATSMLLTALLAGCGGSGSLTGGLGGTTAGVGPGPGPGGTTPTSPTTPTTPVTPPTPPAPPTSSANALSNLGTTVSSVGTAVDGAGNTIVSQLPLTSASKVALGGLIDNASGIVTVLGGGVTNGLGQIGTAQDPLGITAGSTGGVVAQVGATVNSAGQVVSSLGSSGPLSALAPVTTPVGGLVSTVGNTVSGTVAPLVTTALTTGPVQQLTQTVSTAIVPLTSTAATVLQTAGNVTALNQPANLLVGVLGNTVASVGGGLTGSGVPVVSNLGPVVTNTGNLVGGLSTNGVTGTGQPLLGNQTGGILQPADNALTSALVGPLAPVVGVVNGLTGSLSGAAGAGGPLAPVTGLLGGLTGAVGGAGGSGPLAPVTGLLGGLTGAVGGAGGSGPLAPVTGLLGSLTGAVGGAAGGSTGSPLAPVTGLLGGLGGTAGAGGTTASPLAPVLNLVAGLTSGVSGGATGTGGTGQSTGLLGGLLGATSKK, encoded by the coding sequence ATGAAAGCATCGAAGAAAAGCGGATTGCTCGCAACATCCATGTTACTGACAGCACTGCTCGCAGGCTGCGGCGGCAGTGGCAGCCTGACGGGAGGCCTCGGCGGTACAACGGCCGGTGTTGGGCCTGGCCCAGGCCCTGGCGGTACCACGCCGACCAGCCCGACCACGCCGACGACGCCGGTCACTCCACCAACTCCACCAGCGCCCCCAACGTCATCAGCCAATGCTTTGTCGAATCTCGGCACTACAGTATCAAGCGTCGGCACAGCGGTGGATGGCGCCGGCAACACAATCGTCAGCCAATTGCCATTGACGTCGGCTTCCAAGGTCGCATTAGGTGGTTTGATAGATAACGCTAGCGGTATCGTCACCGTGCTGGGCGGCGGCGTGACTAACGGCCTCGGTCAAATCGGCACTGCGCAAGATCCACTCGGAATCACAGCCGGCAGCACCGGCGGCGTGGTAGCCCAGGTCGGCGCTACTGTGAACAGTGCTGGCCAAGTGGTCTCCAGCTTGGGCAGCAGCGGTCCGCTGAGCGCCCTGGCGCCCGTGACTACGCCGGTTGGCGGCCTGGTTAGCACCGTCGGCAATACTGTCTCCGGCACTGTGGCGCCGCTGGTGACGACTGCATTGACTACCGGTCCGGTACAACAATTGACGCAGACAGTCAGTACGGCCATCGTACCGTTGACCAGCACCGCCGCCACCGTTTTGCAAACGGCAGGCAATGTGACGGCGCTCAATCAGCCAGCTAACCTGTTGGTGGGCGTGCTTGGCAATACTGTCGCCAGCGTCGGTGGCGGACTGACTGGTTCAGGCGTGCCTGTCGTTAGCAATCTTGGTCCGGTGGTCACAAACACCGGCAATCTGGTGGGAGGCCTTTCCACCAACGGCGTCACCGGCACTGGCCAGCCATTGCTGGGCAATCAAACAGGCGGCATCTTGCAACCGGCTGACAATGCTTTGACTAGTGCGCTTGTCGGTCCTCTGGCTCCTGTGGTCGGTGTGGTGAATGGTTTGACTGGCAGTCTTAGCGGTGCGGCTGGTGCAGGCGGCCCGCTGGCTCCTGTCACTGGCTTGCTAGGCGGTTTGACTGGCGCAGTCGGTGGTGCTGGCGGCAGTGGTCCTCTCGCACCTGTCACCGGCTTGCTGGGTGGTTTGACTGGCGCGGTTGGTGGCGCAGGCGGCAGCGGTCCACTGGCTCCTGTCACCGGTTTGCTGGGTAGCTTGACCGGTGCTGTTGGCGGAGCTGCCGGTGGCAGCACAGGCAGCCCGCTGGCCCCTGTGACTGGCTTGTTAGGCGGTTTGGGCGGAACTGCTGGCGCTGGTGGCACAACAGCTAGCCCATTGGCTCCGGTACTCAATCTGGTTGCCGGCTTGACCTCTGGTGTTTCGGGTGGCGCAACAGGCACAGGCGGCACCGGCCAGTCGACCGGTCTCTTGGGCGGTTTGTTGGGCGCCACAAGTAAGAAATAA
- a CDS encoding ShlB/FhaC/HecB family hemolysin secretion/activation protein, with amino-acid sequence MQLFKSKCSRRAGLILAHSAYWLMTTVAMPAHADSRSPLQGNPTDSLPKVEAPSNPTVTINVQTQPVDPAMQKLLASHLTPASFKISGVNALPFAEVAALFAPMANRDTTVAELLTAANKVTQMYQDRGYPLSFAFVPAQSFENNVVVITVVEGYVKNVKVEGNPGGSEERLKRIGEQLQQDRPLRRATFERVAGILSLQPGVKIVANVAPPTTTDGAADMVLTVTRKPITVGVGADYRQPGIRGLLNATSNGLTPLGEQVSVSTLQPSGDQKEKYYAINYVQPIGTDGLTARINASDYRAQPQNAALAPLNYLTQYQTKTTHVGGSLSYPVILDNTHSLTVTGGAYSAENSQTYTPAPLYAPITVTLSSQVRVLSAEAAWVDVKTSPEKLQQTRQLSVGVYKAIDGLGNKSKGNNVDVGFTRVTLQASQSNQLPGGFGVAIAASTQYSSNILPTSEQIGFGGKLFGLAYPAGEVAGDKGWGISAEVNRLFPMSYTYLKSVQPYFLVDHSRVYSNAGPLTHDTLGSVALGVRFSDAHYYTLDLSVAKPVANIPVNSNSRSLRFNAMYSYQLD; translated from the coding sequence ATGCAACTATTTAAATCGAAGTGCTCCCGCCGCGCCGGATTGATCCTGGCCCATAGCGCCTATTGGTTGATGACGACGGTTGCCATGCCCGCGCATGCCGATTCACGCAGCCCGCTACAAGGCAACCCAACCGACTCCTTGCCAAAGGTCGAAGCGCCGTCCAATCCGACGGTAACCATCAATGTGCAGACGCAGCCGGTTGATCCGGCCATGCAAAAACTGCTGGCGAGTCATTTGACGCCCGCGAGTTTCAAGATATCCGGCGTCAATGCCTTGCCATTCGCAGAAGTCGCAGCGCTATTCGCGCCGATGGCCAACCGCGATACCACGGTGGCGGAATTGCTGACCGCCGCCAACAAGGTTACGCAGATGTATCAGGACCGCGGCTATCCGCTTTCCTTTGCCTTTGTGCCGGCCCAGAGCTTCGAGAATAATGTGGTGGTCATTACGGTGGTAGAGGGTTACGTCAAGAACGTTAAGGTTGAAGGCAATCCGGGCGGCAGCGAAGAGCGTCTGAAGCGGATCGGCGAGCAATTGCAGCAGGACCGGCCGTTGCGCCGCGCTACCTTCGAACGGGTTGCCGGCATTCTTAGCCTGCAGCCAGGAGTCAAGATTGTCGCCAACGTAGCACCGCCGACGACTACCGACGGCGCAGCCGATATGGTGCTGACGGTGACACGGAAGCCGATCACAGTTGGTGTCGGCGCCGATTACCGGCAGCCGGGAATCCGCGGCTTGTTGAACGCTACCAGCAATGGCTTGACGCCATTGGGTGAGCAGGTGAGTGTAAGTACGCTACAGCCGAGCGGTGATCAGAAGGAGAAATACTACGCCATCAACTATGTCCAGCCAATAGGTACCGACGGCTTGACCGCTAGGATAAATGCATCGGATTATCGCGCTCAACCGCAAAATGCCGCTTTGGCGCCACTGAATTACCTGACGCAATACCAAACGAAAACTACCCATGTCGGTGGTTCCCTGAGTTACCCCGTCATCCTGGACAACACGCATAGCCTGACCGTTACAGGCGGTGCTTATAGCGCCGAAAACAGTCAGACTTATACTCCTGCGCCGCTCTACGCGCCAATTACGGTGACGCTCAGTTCGCAAGTACGGGTGCTGAGCGCAGAGGCAGCTTGGGTCGATGTCAAAACAAGTCCGGAAAAATTGCAGCAGACGCGACAATTAAGTGTTGGCGTGTACAAAGCCATAGATGGACTTGGCAACAAGAGTAAGGGCAATAACGTTGATGTGGGCTTTACCCGTGTCACCCTGCAAGCATCGCAATCGAATCAATTGCCCGGCGGCTTCGGCGTTGCGATAGCAGCCAGCACACAGTACAGCAGTAATATTTTGCCGACCTCGGAGCAGATCGGTTTTGGCGGCAAGCTGTTCGGTCTGGCTTATCCAGCCGGAGAAGTGGCCGGCGACAAAGGCTGGGGCATATCGGCTGAAGTAAATCGCCTGTTCCCCATGAGTTACACCTACCTGAAATCGGTGCAGCCCTATTTTCTGGTGGACCATTCTCGAGTGTATTCCAATGCCGGTCCTTTGACTCACGACACTTTGGGCTCTGTTGCGCTGGGGGTACGGTTTTCAGATGCTCACTACTACACATTGGACCTGTCGGTGGCAAAACCAGTAGCCAATATTCCAGTCAATTCCAACTCAAGGTCATTGCGCTTTAATGCAATGTATTCATATCAGTTGGATTGA
- a CDS encoding Flp family type IVb pilin has protein sequence MNVKLMKFLRDEDGVTAIEYGLIAGLIAVAIIGGVTALGGSLSGLFNYISGLLPKAP, from the coding sequence ATGAACGTCAAATTAATGAAATTTCTTCGGGATGAAGATGGCGTTACGGCGATTGAGTACGGGCTGATTGCCGGACTGATTGCTGTGGCTATCATAGGCGGAGTAACTGCCTTGGGAGGAAGTTTGAGTGGCCTGTTCAACTATATCTCGGGTCTGTTACCTAAGGCACCGTAA
- a CDS encoding prepilin peptidase has product MLHMSHLPLPLFLLFCTLIFLYDYLFRRVPNKLLLIAIAVQFAWLVVFGNGLNGLDWRGAFSGFMAGLVFFAPLYILRAMAAGDVKFFAVLGLLLGPGALLPVFLFASLIAGAHAMIVYVLRLGLAPGLQVIAVRVACWNWYQRMLERRGNRVGIPYAAYLALTGAWAGMQGAGVMPVFT; this is encoded by the coding sequence ATGCTGCATATGAGCCATCTACCGTTGCCGTTATTCCTGTTGTTTTGCACTTTAATATTTTTGTATGACTATTTGTTCAGGCGAGTTCCCAATAAGTTGCTTTTGATAGCGATAGCGGTGCAATTTGCTTGGCTTGTAGTCTTCGGCAACGGATTGAATGGGTTGGATTGGCGCGGTGCGTTTTCAGGCTTTATGGCAGGATTGGTATTTTTCGCTCCGCTCTATATTTTACGTGCGATGGCTGCAGGCGATGTCAAATTTTTTGCTGTGCTTGGTTTATTGCTTGGGCCAGGTGCGTTGTTGCCTGTTTTTTTGTTCGCGTCATTGATCGCCGGTGCGCATGCGATGATAGTTTACGTATTGCGGTTAGGGCTGGCGCCAGGTTTGCAAGTGATTGCGGTTCGCGTGGCGTGTTGGAACTGGTACCAACGCATGTTGGAAAGACGCGGTAATCGTGTTGGCATTCCTTACGCCGCATACCTGGCCTTGACGGGAGCTTGGGCAGGCATGCAAGGTGCGGGAGTTATGCCAGTTTTCACCTGA
- a CDS encoding TadE/TadG family type IV pilus assembly protein — protein sequence MDRGAKSAAQRGVAAIEFALIFPIFFMLLYGIITYVLIFLAQQSLALAAEEGARAALRYTTASRGAIACATATQLVSWLGNGGVSCPTPVPLTCANPAGTTAQCITVTVSYNYGTYPLVPLLLGSLMRVAVPATLTSSATVQID from the coding sequence ATGGATAGAGGAGCCAAGAGCGCTGCCCAGCGCGGCGTTGCAGCAATTGAATTTGCATTGATATTTCCCATATTCTTCATGCTTCTATATGGGATCATCACCTATGTCCTGATTTTTCTGGCCCAGCAATCTCTGGCGCTGGCGGCTGAAGAGGGCGCGCGCGCTGCGTTGCGCTATACCACTGCCAGTCGCGGCGCGATTGCCTGCGCTACAGCTACTCAACTCGTCAGCTGGCTAGGCAACGGCGGCGTATCTTGCCCAACACCCGTACCTTTGACTTGTGCCAACCCTGCTGGCACGACCGCACAATGCATCACAGTGACCGTCTCATACAATTACGGTACATATCCACTGGTGCCGTTATTGCTGGGTTCGTTAATGCGGGTTGCGGTGCCTGCCACTCTGACAAGCTCGGCAACGGTGCAAATTGACTGA